A single region of the Silene latifolia isolate original U9 population chromosome 8, ASM4854445v1, whole genome shotgun sequence genome encodes:
- the LOC141594880 gene encoding uncharacterized protein LOC141594880 yields MERVSKNTGVSVGTVHSWVCAGLLKPHSSPLHPQLTDANKVQRMKHALKYLLVEQVVQDFIDLNGIPMTKIKFAETSNVIHMDGKWFYITYDGHKFYMVEGEELPHRSCQSKWYITKVMFMCAVSRPIYSETGELLFDGKIGMFPFTKQQPAERASRNRPSGTLETQPIDSITKQVTRQCIIKQVIPGIKSKWPEGASKHIFIQQDNARPHIKNNDPEFMAVANTDGFNIESLQSLQSKQAARSVDELVNSVMQAFVDYDAYKLNKVFLTLQCVMIEIMKATGHNDFAIPHMSKDRLAALGILPRNLEVNEDLVRECIGYLQGLGQTEGLEYLMTELGYTVGANQ; encoded by the exons ATGGAAAGGGTCTCAAAAAACACTGGAGTTTCAGTGGGAACAGTCCACTCATGGGTTTGTGCAGGTTTAttgaaaccacactcaagcccaCTACATCCTCAACTCACTGATGCAAATAAGGTCCAAAGAATGAAGCATGCATTGAAGTACTTACTAGTTGAACAAGTTGTGCAAGATTTTATAGATTTAAATGGAATTCCAATGACAAAGATCAAATTTGCAGAAACGAGCAATGTAATACACATGGACGGGAAGTGGTTTTACATTACTTATGATGGTCACAAGTTTTATATGGTTGAAGGGGAAGAATTGCCACATAGGAGTTGTCAATCAAAGTGGTATATCACAAAAGTCATGTTTATGTGTGCAGTTAGTAGACCAATATATTCAGAAACTGGTGAGTTACTCTTTGATGGGAAAATTGGCATGTTTCCTTTCACTAAACAACAACCAGCAGAAAGAGCAAGTAGAAATAGACCAAGTGGAACATTGGAGACACAGCCAATAGACTCAATCACAAAACAAGTGACAAGGCAATGCATTATTAAACAAGTGATTCCAGGAATCAAGAGTAAATGGCCAGAAGGAGCAAGTAAGCATATATTCATACAACAAGATAATGCTAGACCTCATATAAAGAACAATGACCCAGAATTTATGGCTGTTGCAAACACAGATGGGTTCAACATTGA GTCATTACAGTCCTTACAATCAAAACAAGCAGCCAGGTCAGTTGACGAACTAGTCAATTCAGTTATGCAAGCATTTGTTGATTATGATGCATACAAACTCAACAAAGTTTTCCTCACACTACAATGTGTTATGATTGAAATTATGAAAGCTACTGGTCATAATGACTTTGCAATCCCCCATATGTCAAAGGATCGTCTTGCTGCCCTTGGCATATTACCAAGAAATTTGGAGGTCAATGAAGACTTGGTGAGGGAATGCATTGGGTATTTACAAGGACTAGGTCAAACAGAAGGTTTAGAGTACTTGATGACAGAATTAGGTTACACTGTTGGAGCAAACCAGTAA
- the LOC141596595 gene encoding uncharacterized protein LOC141596595, translating into MMLNPKISSSKKHQKRLKSPRSPLKLKNLNVTSSTSSSLTSSCSSSATATSISSEAATGCLRFFLSHHSSTLSKNASNSKLKCNVASKSPKSAPNVRNLRRNVVKNRGNLPNSDSFRNRLVKKDVDVPHPRKSSRCDLSTGVSKFASGFHLKLSNDSAGVSKLRKPGLRYDLSDQISGNSSGFEVNFSGNGSNLRKAGSRYDLSDGSSKNSSGFEVNCCDNAVNLRKPGSRYDRSDEMGKIATGVEVNVRCSSEVCTPVNNFGRGSDLVSLSGNNKAVKLMENDANCSDACRSPTPPPVQTSVSPEIQGGLTSVVPATPSTCYAAGHVLSGVTDKRKCRPKGILTIGNNNLFGSSKTRGSLIGGESVVSEQNSRRDSIVPSPTEASVCWLSSPCDGKKSESRGDGDALDNTNELRLNQCEKLLPFKLSDCSLSPSSSLGFSSEMLNKSNCTISTSDTSCLTPSSRGKSSELLHSDLSSEFRGVLGPSLDHMVCCPSPPFKVEFSPEQGKSKCDNEASPYLEDSLGSGNVMQTPDSNSSPSNFVLSHQSPTSNSRSPNFGLSELSPDPISRLWFECELNSVAEVLRGVSVSPRPSFEFNPLVKLDDSIELALSRQAIDTGTSNASISLPNSLPEPDITSRVFGVDESDCCRYLSDEEDNTFGLNPEQHDSNLARSELKRT; encoded by the coding sequence ATGATGTTGAACCCCAAAATCTCTTCATCAAAGAAGCATCAAAAGAGGTTAAAAAGCCCTAGAAGTCCATTAAAATTGAAGAATTTAAATGTTACTTCATCAACATCTTCATCATTAACATCATCTTGTTCATCATCTGCAACTGCAACTTCCATTTCTAGTGAAGCTGCAACTGGTTGTCTCAGGTTCTTTCTATCTCATCATTCTTCTACACTTTCTAAAAATGCTTCTAATTCAAAGCTTAAGTGTAATGTAGCTAGTAAAAGTCCTAAATCTGCCCCTAATGTTAGGAATTTGAGGAGGAATGTTGTGAAAAATCGCGGTAATTTGCCAAATTCAGATAGTTTTAGGAATAGGTTAGTGAAGAAAGATGTTGATGTTCCTCATCCAAGGAAATCTTCAAGGTGTGATCTTTCTACTGGTGTTAGTAAGTTTGCATCTGGGTTTCATCTTAAATTGAGTAATGATTCTGCTGGTGTTTCTAAATTAAGAAAACCCGGTTTAAGATACGATCTTTCTGATCAAATTAGTGGGAATTCATCTGGGTTTGAGGTTAATTTTAGTGGGAATGGTTCAAATTTGAGAAAAGCTGGTTCACGATATGATCTTTCTGATGGTAGTAGTAAGAATTCATCTGGGTTTGAGGTTAATTGCTGTGATAATGCTGTAAATTTGAGAAAACCCGGTTCAAGATATGATCGTTCTGATGAAATGGGCAAAATTGCGACTGGGGTCGAGGTTAATGTGAGGTGTAGTAGTGAGGTTTGTACCCCTGTAAATAATTTTGGACGTGGGTCGGATTTAGTTAGTCTTAGTGGGAATAATAAAGCTGTAAAATTGATGGAGAATGATGCAAATTGTTCTGATGCCTGTAGAAGCCCGACACCTCCACCAGTTCAGACTTCAGTTTCGCCTGAGATTCAAGGTGGATTGACCTCGGTAGTGCCGGCTACTCCCTCTACTTGTTATGCTGCTGGCCATGTTCTTTCTGGAGTGACTGACAAAAGGAAATGCAGGCCTAAAGGAATACTTACTATTGGAAATAATAACTTGTTTGGGTCTAGCAAAACAAGGGGTTCTCTCATTGGGGGTGAGAGTGTTGTTAGTGAACAGAACAGTCGTAGGGATTCTATAGTTCCTTCTCCAACTGAGGCCTCGGTTTGTTGGCTTTCATCTCCGTGTGATGGGAAAAAGAGCGAATCCCGAGGAGATGGTGATGCTCTTGATAATACTAATGAGTTGAGATTAAATCAATGTGAAAAATTGCTGCCCTTTAAATTGTCCGATTGCTCGTTGTCTCCATCATCTAGTCTTGGGTTTTCTTCAGAGATGCTTAACAAGAGTAATTGTACAATCTCGACTAGTGATACTAGTTGTCTGACTCCTAGTAGTAGAGGTAAAAGTTCTGAGCTACTACATTCAGATTTGAGCTCCGAATTTCGAGGTGTTCTTGGTCCTTCACTTGATCATATGGTATGTTGTCCTTCACCACCTTTCAAGGTCGAATTTTCACCTGAGCAAGGCAAATCTAAGTGTGATAATGAAGCTAGTCCTTATTTGGAAGATTCTTTAGGAAGTGGAAATGTAATGCAGACTCCCGACTCCAATTCAAGTCCATCTAATTTCGTACTCTCTCATCAAAGTCCAACTTCTAATTCAAGGTCTCCCAACTTTGGTCTTTCCGAATTGAGTCCAGATCCCATTTCTAGACTTTGGTTTGAATGTGAACTGAATTCAGTGGCTGAAGTTCTCCGTGGCGTAAGCGTATCCCCCAGGCCCAGTTTTGAGTTCAATCCCCTTGTTAAACTTGATGATTCAATCGAATTGGCGCTTTCTCGGCAAGCTATAGATACAGGAACTTCTAATGCTTCAATATCACTGCCAAACAGTTTACCTGAGCCTGATATTACGAGCCGTGTGTTTGGAGTGGACGAGTCCGATTGTTGCAGATACCTTTCTGATGAAGAAGATAATACCTTTGGGTTAAACCCTGAACAACATGACTCAAATTTGGCACGATCGGAGCTGAAAAGAACTTGA
- the LOC141596596 gene encoding BTB/POZ domain-containing protein POB1-like, with the protein MREINKDLFDPRTMMEPEYQGSPRDGNFGFAFNDSNFSDRVLRIEIMAGPSDSKSDGSSGGDGDGCSSLLDWGARHRKRRRANLKKKEKQKDVVSTDNVDVNVVVDDDNHNVDDIEVNVDVNLPDEDDDPILDGADVAVCAEEQVLNQSDADDVLGGENDDEEAVAMVEESLSGDEEANSNDSSWSMECTTVMRVQTLHISSPILAAKSPFFYKLFSNGMKESEQRHVTLRINESEEAALMELLNFMYSNTLTANTATALLDVLMAADKFEVASCMRYCSRMLRNMPMTPESALLYLDLPIMADAVKPLTDAAKQYLADRYKDITKFQEEVLSLPISGIEAVLSSDGLQVASEDAVYDFVLKWLRVQYPKIEERREILATRLARYIRFPYMTCRKLKKALTCPDIDHELSSKLVMEALFFKAEAPHRQRILIAEESAQTSRRFLERAYKYRPVKVVDFDLPCQQCVVYLDLKREECANLFPSGRVYSQAFHLGGQGFFLSAHCNMDQQSSFHCFGLFLGMQEKGSVSFGVDYEFAARSKPAEDFQSKYKGNYTFTGGKAVGYRNLFGIPWTSFMAEDSLYFINDTLHLRAELTIRH; encoded by the exons ATGAGGGAAATAAATAAGGATTTATTTGACCCGAGAACAATGATGGAACCCGAATACCAAGGTTCACCTCGAGATGGTAATTTCGGATTTGCGTTCAATGATAGTAATTTTTCGGACCGGGTTCTTCGGATCGAGATCATGGCTGGACCGTCCGATTCCAAATCCGACGGTAGTAGTGGCGGTGATGGTGATGGGTGTTCTTCTTTATTGGATTGGGGGGCCCGCCACCGAAAACGACGTCGTGCGAATTTGAAGAAGAAGGAAAAGCAGAAGGATGTTGTCTCTACAGATAATGTTgatgttaatgttgttgttgatgatgataaTCATAATGTTGATGACATTGAAGTTAATGTTGATGTTAATCTACCTGATGAAGATGATGATCCTATTCTTGATG GTGCAGATGTCGCCGTTTGTGCTGAGGAACAGGTTTTAAATCAATCTGATGCCGATGATGTTTTAGGGGGTGAAAATGATGACGAGGAAGCCGTTGCAATGGTTGAAGAATCGCTTTCAG GAGACGAAGAAGCTAATAGCAATGATTCATCATGGAGCATGGAATGTACAACAGTTATGAGAGTTCAAACGTTGCACATAAGCTCACCTATTCTAGCAGCCAAGAGTCCATTTTTTTACAAG TTATTCTCTAACGGAATGAAGGAATCCGAACAGAGGCATGTAACTCTACGTATCAATGAATCTG AGGAAGCTGCTTTGATGGAGCTTCTAAACTTTATGTACAGCAACACTTTAACTGCAAATACGGCTACAGCATTGCTGGATGTATTAATGGCTGCAGATAAGTTTGAGGTTGCTTCATGTATGAGGTACTGCAGCCGTATGTTGCGAAATATGCCTATGACACCAGAGTCTGCTCTGCTATATTTGGATCTTCCTATAATGGCTGATGCTGTTAAGCCTTTGACTGATGCTGCGAAGCAGTACCTTGCTGACCGTTACAAAGATATTACCAA GTTTCAAGAAGAGGTATTGTCTCTACCCATTTCTGGAATCGAGGCTGTTCTTTCTAGTGACGGTCTCCAGGTAGCCTCTGAGGATGCCGTGTATGACTTTGTCTTGAAGTGGTTGAGGGTTCAATACCCCAAAATTGAAGAGCGGCGTGAAATCCTAGCTACCCGCCTTGCTCGATACATCCGTTTCCCATACATGACATGCCGGAAGTTGAAAAAGGCCTTGACATGCCCAGATATTGATCATGAGCTATCATCCAAACTTGTCATGGAGGCCCTCTTCTTCAAAGCTGAGGCTCCACATCGTCAACGAATACTAATTGCAGAAGAATCCGCCCAAACCAGTCGTCGCTTTCTGGAGCGTGCTTATAAGTATCGCCCTGTTAAAGTGGTCGACTTTGACCTTCCTTGCCAACAATGTGTGGTTTACTTGGATTTGAAACGAGAGGAATGTGCGAATCTCTTCCCCTCAGGTAGAGTTTATTCTCAAGCCTTCCACTTGGGTGGTCAAGGATTCTTCCTCTCAGCCCACTGTAACATGGACCAACAAAGCTCATTCCATTGCTTCGGACTGTTCCTCGGAATGCAAGAAAAAGGATCAGTCTCATTCGGAGTTGATTACGAGTTTGCAGCGAGGTCAAAGCCGGCAGAAGACTTTCAGAGCAAATACAAAGGCAACTACACATTCACAGGAGGCAAAGCTGTAGGTTACAGAAATCTTTTCGGCATACCATGGACCTCTTTTATGGCGGAAGATAGCCTGTATTTCATCAACGACACTCTTCATCTACGAGCCGAGCTTACAATTAGGCATTGA
- the LOC141594221 gene encoding U4/U6 small nuclear ribonucleoprotein Prp31 homolog, with amino-acid sequence MATLHDSFLADLDDLSDYGVDVEKMEEDIAGELVDIDKLNHDNLDNFSKLHKSQRFNAILRKIEQDGIISEDDPDDCRFIIDCNTLLVDIENEIIQIYNYIRDNYRLKFPELESLIHHPIEYAVVVKKIGNETDLTNVQLDGLSPSDIMVITVTASTTGGKQLPEDVLQKTIEACDRAIDLDSARKKVLDFVESRMVYIAPNLSVIVGSAVAAKLIGTAGGLESLAKMPACNVQLLGAKRKNLAGFSSATCRFHIGYLEQTEIFQNTPPGLKMRACRLLAGKSTLAARVDYIRSEPTGKTGRSIREEICKKIEKWQEPPPARIPKPLPVPDAAPKKKRGGRRLRKAKERYAVTDMRKLANRMQFGVAEESSLGDGLGVGYGMLGQAGSGKLRMSAGPSKLLKVAKKSMKRYGSSSSTASGLTSSLAFTPVQGIELANPEALARRLETGTQSTYFSETGRFSNIKSNYCKI; translated from the coding sequence ATGGCAACTCTTCATGATTCGTTTTTGGCGGATTTAGACGATTTATCGGATTATGGAGTTGATGTGGAGAAAATGGAGGAGGATATTGCTGGAGAGTTAGTTGATATAGACAAACTGAACCACGACAATCTTGACAACTTTTCAAAACTGCACAAATCACAGCGTTTTAACGCCATCTTACGAAAAATTGAACAAGACGGAATAATTTCAGAAGACGATCCTGATGATTGTCGGTTCATTATCGACTGTAATACATTACTAGTCGATATTGAAAACGAAATTATCCAAATATACAATTACATTCGTGACAATTATCGCCTCAAATTTCCAGAACTCGAGTCACTAATTCACCATCCAATCGAGTATGCTGTTGTCGTGAAGAAAATTGGTAACGAAACAGATTTAACCAATGTTCAATTAGACGGTCTTTCGCCGTCTGATATAATGGTTATTACTGTCACTGCTTCAACCACTGGCGGCAAGCAGCTCCCAGAGGATGTTCTACAGAAAACTATCGAGGCATGTGATCGTGCAATTGATCTCGATTCAGCAAGAAAAAAGGTGCTTGATTTTGTCGAGAGTAGAATGGTTTATATAGCACCGAATCTGTCAGTAATTGTTGGAAGTGCAGTTGCAGCAAAGCTTATTGGAACTGCCGGAGGTTTGGAATCACTTGCGAAGATGCCAGCGTGTAATGTTCAACTTCTTGGGGCGAAAAGGAAGAATCTCGCAGGATTTTCCTCAGCAACTTGTCGGTTTCATATTGGTTATCTTGAGCAGACGGAGATATTTCAGAATACTCCCCCTGGTCTTAAAATGCGTGCTTGTCGTCTTTTGGCTGGAAAGTCTACCCTTGCAGCTCGGGTGGATTATATAAGAAGTGAACCGACTGGAAAGACGGGAAGGAGTATTCGAGAAGAGATTTGCAAGAAAATTGAGAAGTGGCAAGAGCCACCTCCTGCTAGAATCCCTAAACCTCTACCAGTGCCTGATGCTGCGCCAAAAAAGAAGAGAGGCGGAAGGAGACTGAGGAAGGCGAAGGAGAGATATGCTGTTACGGACATGAGAAAGTTGGCAAATCGGATGCAGTTCGGAGTGGCTGAAGAGAGTTCACTTGGTGATGGGTTGGGAGTAGGATATGGCATGCTTGGTCAAGCCGGGAGTGGTAAATTACGTATGTCAGCTGGTCCCAGCAAACTTTTAAAAGTTGCTAAGAAATCGATGAAGCGGTATGGTAGTAGTAGTAGCACTGCCTCAGGGCTAACATCGAGTTTGGCATTTACTCCTGTTCAAGGAATCGAACTTGCAAATCCAGAGGCTCTTGCTCGTCGACTTGAAACTGGAACTCAGAGTACTTATTTCTCTGAAACAGGCAGATTTTCAAACATCAAGAGCAACTACTGTAAAATCTGA
- the LOC141596597 gene encoding eukaryotic translation initiation factor 1A, producing the protein MPKNKGKGGKNRKRGKNEADDEKRELVFKEDGQEYAQVLRMLGNGRCEAQCIDNNKRLCHIRGKMHKKVWIAAGDIILVGLRDYQDDKADVILKYMPDEARLLKAYGELPDNIRLNEGISNAMDDEDEDGADDYIEFEDEDIDKI; encoded by the exons ATGCCGAAGAACAAGGGAAAGGGAGGAAAGAACAGGAAAAGAGGAAAGAACGAAGCCGATGATGAGAAAAGAGAGTTAGTATTCAAGGAAGATGGACAAGAATACGCTCAAGTTCTTCGTATGCTTGGTAATGGAAGATGTGAAGCTCAGTGTATTGATAATAATAAGCGTCTTTGTCATATTCGTGGTAAGATGCATAAGAAAGTTTGGATTGCTGCTGGTGATATCATCCTTGTCGGTCTTCGTGATTATCAG GATGACAAGGCTGATGTTATCCTGAAATACATGCCGGACGAGGCCAGGTTACTCAAGGCATATGGTGAATTACCGGACAACATTAGGCTCAATGAGGGTATCAGTAACGCCATGGATGACGAAGATGAAGATGGTGCTGATGACTACATTGAGTTTGAGGATGAAGACATTGATAAAATTTAA
- the LOC141594881 gene encoding acetylajmalan esterase-like: MASRTLLFLALFFVSLYSTQSCETAPTYQDFEIAPTYQDLEIAPTSPAPGTPYSIDYLFQFGDSISDTGNLVIESPVRAHNFAAYPYGMTMHKPTGRCSDGLLMIDQFATFFDKPFLNPYLANGADFSQGVNFAVAGSTALDSDTLQSKGIISPVTPSSLNVQLDWFRDHLDTICDDALDCWDKLGRSLVLIETGGNDYNYAMLQGKTMDQVRDMVPQVVETIINAAKQVISYGVTRVYIPGNFPIGCLPIYKATFENEYTLDGLNCLDGLNAFARYHNDRLKEAIKELQQEYPEVTVVYGDYYSALSSVLKNAGALGFDVPSMFKACCGSGNNDYNFDLTQICGTQGFEVCADPNEYISWDGIHMTQQTYKRMSQWLLPRLAQGLNRV; this comes from the coding sequence ATGGCATCCCGTACCTTACTTTTCTTAGCGCTCTTCTTCGTCTCCCTTTACTCCACTCAATCCTGCGAAACTGCTCCCACTTATCAGGACTTTGAAATTGCTCCCACTTATCAAGACCTTGAAATTGCTCCCACTTCTCCAGCCCCTGGAACTCCTTATTCTATTGATTACCTCTTCCAATTCGGAGACTCCATTAGCGACACTGGTAATCTTGTCATCGAGTCTCCTGTCCGAGCTCATAATTTTGCAGCTTATCCTTATGGTATGACAATGCACAAGCCTACTGGCCGTTGCTCTGACGGTTTACTAATGATCGACCAATTTGCCACCTTCTTTGATAAGCCTTTCCTAAACCCATATCTTGCAAACGGAGCTGACTTTTCTCAGGGTGTTAACTTCGCTGTCGCTGGTTCGACTGCCTTAGACTCTGATACCCTACAGTCCAAGGGTATCATCTCACCAGTGACTCCCTCTTCTTTGAATGTCCAATTGGACTGGTTTCGGGATCACCTCGATACCATTTGCGACGATGCTTTAGACTGCTGGGACAAGCTTGGCCGGTCCCTTGTTTTGATTGAGACGGGTGGGAATGACTATAACTATGCGATGCTACAAGGGAAGACAATGGATCAAGTACGCGATATGGTGCCTCAAGTTGTTGAAACTATTATAAACGCGGCTAAACAAGTTATTAGCTATGGTGTGACCCGGGTCTACATACCAGGGAACTTCCCCATCGGGTGCCTACCCATTTACAAAGCCACATTCGAAAACGAGTACACATTAGATGGATTAAATTGTTTAGACGGACTGAACGCCTTCGCTAGATACCACAATGACCGCCTTAAAGAGGCCATCAAAGAGTTACAACAAGAGTACCCAGAGGTGACGGTTGTATATGGAGACTACTATTCAGCATTGAGTTCGGTCCTCAAGAATGCAGGCGCTCTTGGATTTGATGTACCAAGCATGTTCAAGGCGTGTTGTGGATCGGGGAATAATGACTACAATTTTGATTTGACGCAAATTTGTGGGACTCAAGGGTTCGAGGTTTGTGCAGATCCGAATGAGTACATAAGTTGGGATGGCATTCATATGACTCAACAGACTTACAAGCGCATGTCTCAATGGTTGTTGCCAAGACTCGCTCAAGGGCTAAACAGAGTTTGA